A genomic stretch from Aminivibrio sp. includes:
- a CDS encoding LemA family protein: protein MIVLLVLLALIAAAVFWAVSVYNRLIRMQNLKNEAWSGIDVQLKRRFDLVPNLVETVKAYASHEKEVFEKVTEARAAVSNSKSVGERVESENMLSGALKTLFAVAENYPELKANTNFLQLQEQLASLENDIQMSRRYYNGAARDYNIAIATFPAVLIAQKFGYEKADYFEAAEEEKAAPKVSF from the coding sequence ATGATCGTGTTGCTGGTTCTTCTCGCGCTAATCGCCGCCGCGGTATTCTGGGCCGTCTCCGTCTACAACAGGCTCATCAGGATGCAGAACCTCAAAAACGAAGCGTGGAGCGGTATCGACGTCCAGCTCAAGAGACGTTTTGATCTGGTTCCCAACCTCGTGGAAACCGTGAAGGCCTACGCCTCCCACGAGAAGGAAGTTTTCGAAAAGGTCACCGAGGCCAGGGCGGCCGTCAGCAATTCCAAGTCCGTGGGCGAGCGGGTCGAGTCGGAGAACATGCTCTCCGGTGCCCTGAAGACCCTTTTCGCCGTGGCGGAAAACTACCCCGAGCTGAAGGCGAACACGAACTTCCTCCAGCTGCAGGAGCAGCTTGCCTCCCTCGAAAACGACATCCAGATGTCCAGACGCTACTACAACGGAGCCGCGAGGGACTACAACATCGCCATCGCCACTTTCCCGGCAGTGCTTATCGCCCAGAAGTTCGGCTACGAAAAGGCCGACTACTTCGAGGCCGCGGAGGAAGAAAAGGCCGCCCCGAAAGTCTCTTTTTAG